A genomic segment from Chitinophaga niabensis encodes:
- a CDS encoding SRPBCC family protein, which yields MTDKFSTNVLIHATREQVWNILTTPEIMADWMGGDELQIKVITTWEINSPILIQGFHHMKFENSGWVLQYEKESRLSYSHLSNISRLPDKPENYTVMEFVLTPAEEGTLLTLNIENFPTEVILKHLAFYWRTTIFKIKKVAEEKLTQVS from the coding sequence ATGACGGATAAATTTTCAACGAATGTGCTCATACATGCAACCCGGGAACAGGTCTGGAATATACTCACAACTCCTGAGATAATGGCGGACTGGATGGGGGGTGATGAATTGCAGATAAAAGTAATTACCACCTGGGAGATCAATTCCCCGATCCTTATCCAGGGGTTTCATCATATGAAATTTGAGAATAGCGGATGGGTGCTGCAGTACGAAAAAGAGAGCAGGCTAAGCTACAGCCACCTGAGCAATATTTCCCGGCTGCCTGATAAACCGGAAAACTATACGGTTATGGAGTTTGTATTAACGCCTGCTGAAGAAGGAACCTTGTTAACACTTAATATCGAAAACTTCCCCACAGAAGTGATCCTTAAACATCTGGCGTTTTATTGGAGAACGACTATATTTAAAATTAAAAAAGTGGCAGAGGAAAAACTGACACAAGTAAGCTGA
- a CDS encoding SNUT3/LISCH7 family protein encodes MRIIHSLPAVLVSLMLTTGVQAQDETGLPGDNFSLEGALEMFKKAQNPGEFEKMLNTKENGVNNLDLNQDGDIDYIRVVNKKDGDIQLFVLQALVSPSESQDVAVIELEKTADDHAVIQIVGDEDIYGVSKLVEPSDDDQVTAFDETLSDRPHGPNAAFAPSGLVVNVWFWPSVRFVFAPHYAIWVSPWRWYHYPTWWRPWRPLAWDIYEPICYRYRPRYVIVHTHRIVRAPYIYRPMRVYSRSVYDRNRVVVTNYRNNYRSAPSRANGMDRNVPSRQFDRNGVNRSAPSRQFDRSPAVADRSTPSRQFDRSPDINRSTPSRQFDRNPDIDRSTPSRQFDRSPDINRSTPSRQFDRSPDVNRSTPSREFDRSTPITRPERRVDRSPENVTSPRREYNRNAAPQRQYNPGPQRSFDRSPRSVDRPQRSFDRSSHSISRPQGGQSAPQRGGEHGRSARQRS; translated from the coding sequence ATGAGAATTATACATTCATTGCCTGCCGTTCTGGTCAGCTTAATGCTGACTACCGGCGTACAGGCACAGGACGAAACGGGTTTACCTGGAGACAACTTCAGCCTTGAAGGCGCACTGGAGATGTTCAAAAAGGCTCAAAATCCCGGAGAATTTGAGAAAATGCTGAATACTAAAGAGAATGGTGTAAATAACCTGGATCTGAACCAAGACGGGGATATCGATTATATCCGCGTTGTCAATAAAAAAGACGGGGATATACAACTCTTCGTGTTGCAGGCATTAGTGTCGCCTTCAGAAAGTCAGGACGTTGCCGTGATAGAGCTCGAGAAAACCGCAGACGACCATGCCGTGATACAGATCGTGGGAGATGAAGACATCTATGGCGTATCAAAGTTGGTGGAACCTTCCGATGATGACCAGGTGACTGCTTTTGATGAAACATTATCAGACAGGCCGCATGGGCCGAATGCAGCTTTTGCTCCATCCGGGCTGGTGGTGAATGTGTGGTTCTGGCCTTCCGTTCGTTTTGTGTTCGCACCACATTATGCTATCTGGGTATCTCCCTGGAGGTGGTATCACTATCCAACATGGTGGCGTCCCTGGAGGCCGCTGGCCTGGGATATCTATGAGCCTATCTGCTACCGCTACAGGCCCAGGTATGTGATAGTGCATACACATCGTATTGTACGTGCACCTTATATCTATCGCCCGATGCGTGTTTATTCGAGGAGTGTTTATGACAGGAATCGGGTAGTGGTAACTAACTACCGCAATAATTACCGGAGTGCACCGTCTCGTGCTAATGGTATGGACAGGAATGTGCCATCAAGACAGTTTGACCGTAACGGGGTGAACAGAAGTGCGCCATCGAGACAATTTGATCGTAGTCCTGCTGTAGCAGACAGGAGTACCCCTTCGAGACAATTTGATCGCAGTCCTGATATAAACAGGAGTACACCTTCGAGACAGTTTGATCGCAACCCTGATATAGACAGGAGTACACCTTCGAGACAATTTGATCGCAGCCCTGATATAAACAGGAGTACACCTTCGAGACAATTTGATCGCAGCCCCGACGTGAACAGGAGTACACCATCAAGGGAGTTTGACCGTTCTACCCCGATCACCAGACCGGAGAGACGAGTAGACCGTAGCCCTGAGAATGTTACCAGTCCACGGCGCGAATACAATCGTAACGCTGCTCCTCAACGTCAATATAACCCGGGGCCACAGCGCTCCTTCGATCGCAGCCCGCGTTCAGTTGACAGACCGCAACGTTCCTTCGATCGCAGCTCACACTCGATCTCCAGGCCACAGGGAGGGCAATCAGCACCACAAAGGGGTGGTGAACATGGCCGGTCTGCACGTCAAAGATCTTAG
- a CDS encoding VOC family protein, with the protein MKFTRLVPNVFYTDIQVGLKLFVECLEFRIGYDELKTEHPFCVIEKDELRVNLFQNKEYAEKDRPEIRLVTNNIAEVYEKVASTHPELLHPNLRKVTLRPWGAKEFALKDESDVCIIIQQW; encoded by the coding sequence ATGAAATTTACCAGACTCGTTCCCAATGTATTTTACACAGATATTCAGGTGGGCCTCAAACTTTTTGTGGAGTGCCTTGAATTCAGGATTGGTTATGATGAATTGAAGACAGAGCATCCTTTTTGCGTGATTGAAAAAGACGAGTTACGGGTAAACCTTTTTCAGAATAAAGAATACGCTGAAAAAGACAGGCCTGAAATAAGACTTGTAACAAACAATATTGCAGAGGTCTATGAGAAAGTAGCTTCAACGCACCCTGAATTACTACATCCTAATCTCAGGAAAGTTACGCTCCGGCCATGGGGTGCGAAGGAATTCGCATTGAAGGATGAGTCCGATGTTTGTATTATCATTCAACAATGGTAA
- a CDS encoding LOG family protein: protein MKSITVFCGSSFGHDEIYKTQATLLGQTLAEKRIRLIYGGANVGLMGAVADGALNAGGEVTGVLPRFLQEKEIAHNHLTELILVESMHERKIKMNDLCEGVIALPGGYGTLEELFEMLTWAQLGLHKKPIGLLNINGYYDCLNILTKTMVDSGFLKQLNQEMLLVSDNIEDLLNKMFAYKAPEVGKWVTKERL from the coding sequence ATGAAAAGTATTACTGTTTTCTGCGGATCCAGTTTCGGCCATGACGAAATTTATAAAACCCAGGCAACCCTGCTTGGGCAGACATTAGCAGAGAAAAGGATCCGGTTGATCTATGGCGGGGCAAATGTCGGCTTAATGGGTGCCGTTGCAGATGGAGCTCTAAATGCAGGTGGAGAAGTGACTGGCGTATTACCCAGGTTCTTACAGGAAAAGGAAATCGCCCACAACCATCTGACAGAACTGATCCTTGTAGAAAGCATGCACGAACGAAAAATTAAAATGAACGACCTGTGCGAAGGCGTAATTGCTTTGCCAGGTGGTTATGGTACATTAGAAGAACTTTTTGAAATGCTCACCTGGGCGCAACTTGGGCTGCATAAAAAACCAATAGGCCTTTTAAATATAAACGGGTATTACGACTGTTTAAACATATTGACAAAAACCATGGTTGATAGCGGGTTTTTGAAACAGCTCAACCAGGAGATGCTTTTAGTAAGCGATAATATTGAAGACCTGCTGAACAAGATGTTTGCCTATAAAGCACCTGAGGTTGGGAAATGGGTGACAAAGGAGCGTTTATAG
- a CDS encoding B12-binding domain-containing radical SAM protein, producing the protein MKIDIIIAYVQRYEFGHERDFVPPVTGIHLAAITPAEHTVSVFHQQIDRINLDTDADLIAISFFSGFAMAAYNLAVEFRKRGKVVVAGGPHVTYCQAEALAYFDAIVTGEAENVWPGLLKDFGLDQLKRVYTGSPCDMKDLPTPRYDLLPGRFFIKKVIQATRGCPFSCSFCTVPSLNPGFRLRPVEDVIRDASYDKFNHWWQKKIVWFWDDNLTIKRPYIRELLRKMIPLKKWWLTQASMDIAKDPELLDLMKASGCIGVFLGIESFGVDSLADANKRQNKIGNYSAAVKEIRKRGIAVMAGFIAGFDHDDEESIINMADQLMKIGIDVPFLSIMTPFRGTPIYTTLNREGRILEERNWHFYNGYNVAFVPKKISEDQLLQAHRTLWKKSFSPLYAFRRILRGVFTLRRGAFLLSLFMNSFYSYKRSKRNYPIDMSKRKDVINAVAPIRYHEHTVAAAGL; encoded by the coding sequence ATGAAAATAGACATCATCATAGCATACGTACAACGATACGAATTCGGGCATGAACGGGATTTTGTACCACCCGTCACTGGCATTCACCTGGCTGCCATTACTCCTGCCGAACATACGGTAAGTGTGTTTCACCAGCAGATCGACAGGATTAACCTCGACACTGATGCAGATCTCATCGCCATTTCTTTTTTCAGCGGATTCGCCATGGCAGCCTACAACCTGGCTGTTGAATTTAGGAAAAGAGGGAAGGTGGTGGTGGCAGGAGGCCCGCATGTTACGTATTGCCAGGCAGAAGCGCTCGCCTACTTTGATGCTATTGTTACCGGGGAGGCGGAGAATGTTTGGCCTGGGCTGTTAAAGGATTTCGGTCTTGACCAGTTAAAACGGGTATATACGGGAAGCCCCTGCGATATGAAAGACCTTCCTACTCCGCGGTATGACCTGTTGCCGGGCCGGTTCTTTATTAAAAAGGTGATACAGGCAACGAGGGGCTGCCCTTTCTCCTGCTCTTTTTGTACAGTGCCTTCACTGAATCCCGGCTTTCGGTTACGCCCGGTGGAGGATGTGATACGCGACGCATCTTATGATAAGTTCAACCACTGGTGGCAGAAAAAGATCGTTTGGTTTTGGGACGACAATCTCACCATCAAACGCCCCTACATCAGGGAGCTTCTGCGGAAAATGATCCCGCTGAAAAAGTGGTGGCTCACGCAGGCGAGCATGGATATCGCCAAAGATCCGGAGTTGCTGGACCTGATGAAGGCCTCAGGCTGTATAGGTGTATTCCTGGGGATCGAGTCCTTCGGAGTGGATTCGCTTGCTGATGCTAATAAGCGGCAGAACAAGATCGGCAACTACAGTGCTGCAGTAAAGGAGATCAGAAAAAGAGGTATCGCGGTAATGGCCGGTTTTATCGCAGGATTTGATCACGACGATGAAGAAAGCATCATCAATATGGCAGATCAATTGATGAAGATCGGTATCGATGTACCTTTTCTTAGTATCATGACGCCATTCAGGGGAACACCTATTTATACCACATTAAATAGGGAAGGGCGGATCCTGGAGGAGAGGAACTGGCACTTTTACAATGGTTATAACGTTGCATTTGTGCCCAAAAAAATAAGTGAGGACCAACTACTGCAGGCACACAGGACCTTATGGAAGAAATCATTTTCACCCTTGTATGCTTTCAGGCGAATTCTGCGGGGAGTATTCACCTTAAGAAGAGGGGCATTTCTGTTGTCCCTGTTCATGAATTCATTTTATAGCTATAAAAGGTCAAAAAGGAATTATCCCATTGATATGAGCAAACGAAAAGATGTGATCAATGCTGTGGCCCCGATCCGGTATCATGAGCACACAGTGGCAGCTGCGGGTCTATAA
- a CDS encoding helix-turn-helix transcriptional regulator: protein MKNLIKVERARQNLTQAELAEKVKVARQTIIAIEAGKFLPSTILAFKIAKILNCTADELFELEDLDWL, encoded by the coding sequence ATGAAAAATCTTATTAAGGTGGAGCGCGCGAGGCAAAATTTAACACAAGCGGAATTAGCTGAAAAAGTGAAAGTAGCCAGGCAAACTATTATTGCAATTGAAGCGGGTAAATTCCTCCCTTCTACGATCTTAGCCTTTAAAATTGCCAAAATACTAAATTGTACAGCTGATGAACTTTTTGAGCTGGAAGACCTGGATTGGCTGTAA
- a CDS encoding helix-turn-helix domain-containing protein codes for MIHQIFEPNSDLAAFVKCYWTLESLKEKTPEKNTIVPDGCMKMIFHHGDPYKHYTETGNSVLLPRCFVIGQLTGPYEVEPTGETGIFFVCFHPHGFLPFATFPIKEMENTAVPLEKLFGKDGQEIEEKILHAGTTSERIQLIEKFLFNRLTDTETIDHIVQSAIETILTANGQLSVDELSRKNNTNRRQLVRKFSSSIGLSPKQLSKTIRLQATLKMLLNRKITSLTDLAYESEYYDQAHFIKDFKEFTGLTPKEFYGDHLKMSLIFDSGD; via the coding sequence ATGATTCACCAGATATTTGAACCGAACAGCGACTTAGCGGCATTCGTCAAATGTTATTGGACATTGGAAAGCCTGAAAGAGAAAACACCTGAAAAGAACACCATTGTTCCTGATGGGTGTATGAAAATGATCTTTCATCACGGAGATCCGTACAAACACTACACAGAAACCGGGAACAGCGTTCTCTTACCACGATGTTTTGTTATCGGTCAACTCACCGGGCCATATGAAGTAGAGCCTACAGGAGAAACAGGCATTTTCTTTGTCTGCTTTCATCCACACGGATTTTTGCCCTTTGCCACCTTTCCCATCAAAGAAATGGAAAACACAGCCGTTCCTTTGGAGAAATTGTTTGGAAAAGACGGGCAGGAAATAGAAGAAAAGATCCTTCATGCCGGCACAACTTCAGAAAGGATACAGCTGATCGAAAAATTTTTATTCAACCGGTTAACTGATACTGAAACCATTGATCACATTGTACAATCAGCCATTGAAACCATTTTAACAGCAAACGGGCAACTCTCCGTTGATGAACTCTCCAGGAAAAACAATACCAACCGAAGACAACTGGTGCGTAAATTCTCATCCTCCATTGGCCTAAGCCCGAAACAACTTTCAAAGACCATAAGGCTGCAGGCAACCCTCAAAATGCTGCTGAACAGGAAAATCACCAGCCTTACAGACCTGGCTTACGAAAGCGAATATTACGACCAGGCCCATTTTATTAAAGATTTCAAAGAATTTACCGGGCTGACCCCTAAAGAATTTTATGGAGATCATCTGAAGATGTCTCTGATCTTTGACAGCGGGGATTAA
- a CDS encoding VOC family protein gives MENVITFFDIPATDFSRAVSFYKAILGLEINETDMFGTKMAFFPSDGTNVSGAIVQGKDYKPSTDGVIVYLNGGNDLQNVLDKVESNNGKVIVPKTHISPEVGYIAMFIDTEGNKMALHSLN, from the coding sequence ATGGAGAACGTAATCACTTTTTTCGACATTCCTGCAACGGATTTCAGCAGGGCTGTATCTTTTTACAAAGCCATTTTAGGTCTGGAAATAAACGAAACAGATATGTTTGGTACCAAAATGGCCTTCTTCCCTTCTGACGGAACAAATGTATCTGGAGCAATTGTTCAAGGCAAAGATTACAAACCCTCAACAGACGGCGTTATTGTTTACCTAAATGGTGGTAACGACCTACAGAACGTATTGGATAAAGTGGAAAGTAACAACGGAAAAGTAATTGTCCCCAAAACCCATATCAGCCCTGAAGTTGGATACATCGCCATGTTTATCGACACTGAAGGAAATAAAATGGCCCTTCATTCCCTCAACTAA
- a CDS encoding DUF2461 domain-containing protein: MNISTLNFLKKLDQNNNREWFNAHKKLFTVASEDVTSFVEELIREIARFDKETGKADPKKSLFRIYRDTRFSHNKDPYKINFGANIGSKNAGYYLHIQPNQSFLAGGIYMLENDKLKALRKEISNNAGAFQKIVEEEGFCGYFGGLSEEGKLKRVPAGFEKEDPMAEYLKLKRFVAVRPVADKELLEKDAPKKFAEVYRSLKPLKDFLNAPFL; encoded by the coding sequence ATGAATATATCCACGCTCAACTTTCTGAAAAAGTTAGACCAGAACAATAACCGTGAATGGTTTAATGCGCATAAAAAACTATTCACTGTTGCCAGTGAGGATGTAACTTCGTTTGTTGAAGAACTGATAAGGGAAATTGCCAGATTTGATAAGGAAACAGGGAAAGCAGATCCGAAAAAATCACTTTTCAGGATATATCGCGACACGAGGTTTTCCCATAACAAGGACCCTTACAAGATCAATTTCGGCGCAAATATTGGATCTAAAAATGCGGGATACTATCTCCATATCCAGCCCAATCAGTCTTTCTTGGCGGGAGGTATCTATATGCTTGAAAATGACAAGCTGAAAGCGTTGCGGAAAGAGATCTCCAATAATGCCGGAGCGTTTCAAAAGATTGTGGAGGAAGAAGGTTTTTGTGGTTATTTCGGAGGTTTAAGCGAAGAGGGGAAACTAAAACGTGTTCCTGCAGGTTTTGAAAAAGAAGATCCGATGGCTGAATATTTGAAACTTAAACGTTTTGTGGCAGTTAGGCCTGTTGCCGACAAAGAACTTTTGGAAAAGGATGCTCCGAAAAAGTTTGCGGAGGTTTATAGATCCCTGAAGCCTCTCAAGGATTTTCTGAATGCACCTTTTCTGTAG
- a CDS encoding Crp/Fnr family transcriptional regulator, with translation MEHYYDTLFAYISLIIDIPEHDRAQCRNTFKPLRVARDTMLEVAGEVPVHHNFIVSGFMRKFYINDKGEEVTVDLNNSSRFFTSYFPFVNQSISNEYLQCITDCELLRITKADADSSSQTSITQKDYTIRLFQQIQEEDRQRMNDLATLTAEQRYVKLIKDCPNIIKNVPLKYIASYLGIKPESLSRIRREIIS, from the coding sequence ATGGAACATTATTATGATACCCTTTTTGCGTATATCTCCCTGATAATCGATATTCCAGAGCATGACAGGGCGCAATGCCGCAATACTTTTAAGCCCTTGCGGGTAGCCAGGGATACTATGTTAGAGGTAGCCGGGGAAGTTCCGGTGCACCATAATTTCATTGTATCAGGTTTTATGCGAAAGTTCTATATCAATGATAAAGGGGAGGAAGTAACCGTTGACTTAAACAATAGCTCACGGTTCTTTACCTCCTATTTCCCTTTTGTAAATCAGAGCATCTCCAATGAATACCTCCAATGCATTACTGATTGTGAGTTGCTGAGGATCACCAAGGCCGATGCAGACAGTTCTTCACAAACCAGCATTACACAAAAGGACTATACAATCAGGCTATTCCAGCAAATACAGGAAGAAGACAGGCAACGAATGAATGATCTGGCCACGCTTACTGCCGAGCAACGGTATGTAAAGCTGATAAAGGATTGTCCGAATATAATAAAGAATGTACCCCTGAAATATATTGCCTCCTATCTCGGAATAAAACCTGAAAGTCTCAGCAGGATAAGGCGGGAGATCATTTCTTAA
- a CDS encoding DUF2306 domain-containing protein, translating to MKQVIQTLALPLFRNVTRFWFVVTFLGQLIFAYYILMLYYKSTALGDFEKWNTANPHFYIKGDVAGNLIFGFHVALAAVITILGPLQLISMIRNKVPKVHRICGRIYIFSAFLISAAGLYLTWVRGSVGGLFSAIGISINALIIIVSAFFTIRYAIQRNTKLHNQWAVHLLLAMSGVWLFRVFFMLWMLVHRAPVGFDPETFTGPFLNALAVFVYILPQAVVALYFKARFSGSANKKLAFSLLLFAITIGIAAGTVGAILGMWLPRI from the coding sequence ATGAAACAAGTAATCCAAACGCTAGCTCTGCCCCTCTTCAGGAATGTTACCCGTTTTTGGTTTGTAGTAACCTTTTTAGGGCAGTTGATCTTTGCATACTATATACTAATGCTCTACTATAAATCCACTGCTCTTGGCGACTTCGAAAAGTGGAATACCGCTAATCCCCATTTCTATATCAAAGGAGACGTTGCCGGAAACCTGATCTTTGGCTTTCACGTTGCATTGGCCGCTGTAATAACCATTCTTGGGCCTTTACAATTAATAAGTATGATCAGGAACAAGGTGCCAAAGGTCCACAGGATCTGCGGCAGGATATACATCTTTTCGGCGTTCCTTATTAGCGCTGCAGGCTTATACCTCACCTGGGTAAGAGGCTCCGTTGGTGGGCTATTTAGTGCTATCGGCATAAGTATTAATGCGCTGATCATTATTGTGTCTGCCTTTTTTACCATCAGGTATGCCATACAAAGGAATACAAAGTTACATAATCAATGGGCTGTGCACCTGTTACTGGCAATGAGTGGTGTATGGTTATTCCGGGTATTTTTCATGCTCTGGATGTTGGTTCACAGAGCTCCTGTTGGTTTTGATCCTGAAACATTTACCGGGCCTTTTTTAAACGCACTGGCAGTATTTGTTTACATCCTTCCCCAAGCTGTGGTAGCTTTGTATTTTAAAGCCAGATTCTCAGGTTCTGCCAATAAAAAACTGGCATTTTCACTATTGCTTTTTGCTATAACTATTGGTATTGCCGCAGGGACGGTGGGGGCTATCCTGGGCATGTGGCTTCCAAGGATATGA
- a CDS encoding TlpA disulfide reductase family protein, translating to MIRFFFIAILFIIFSGEARSQEAVTVISGTVSGTDKGDVIFFSTHNRRDSAVVEDGRYTASIPFSAPGLVYMSHKMMLGANAIHMTPVYIEAPGAIEMDIDFSKGRPVNGMTISSPSLSMAYLAYIKKSLKDEYLAEQYLRLKYGKSFLTATEPNYDAYQQDMKFFQQKELINRLEDIVKAHSSTHLSTFLIDENIQTLPEDDVKRLYNHLSKKQRQSKTGRSIAEKLHSGSYSFAMKEEEMPPVNMPSEDEIRSGKLKFAVFGQINPLSEAAKVVFHYFTEAGGRQIEMADTVAVSDGKFTYNGSTAFPGPCNLILIKKGDSPSDPYYLRPEVLTFFLDAGNIYVKGETLRRATVEGSMAQKLHEELRSLQFPVSQKTGSLYRKLVASRENEANKNILVSQMEVTWDILDSVNTGFIRKHPDSYVSWQLFKDIWETQLGRNLLTSKHTYLNMLYNTMSPGVTGSYEAKKYLKELSKLATLKPGTAAPDFTMNNMAGKPVSLHALRGKYVLLDFWASWCVPCRRENPNVKNAYAAYKDKGLEVLAVTLDKDSAAWMEAVKKDDLPWLHVGDMKGWDTYAAVVYNVKAVPSNWLIDPDGIVVAVNLTGEALQKRLGELLGNK from the coding sequence ATGATTCGTTTTTTTTTCATTGCAATACTATTCATCATTTTTTCCGGGGAGGCCCGTTCCCAGGAGGCGGTAACTGTCATAAGCGGTACCGTGTCCGGTACGGATAAAGGGGATGTCATCTTTTTTTCAACCCATAACAGAAGAGACAGTGCTGTGGTGGAAGATGGCAGGTACACTGCTTCCATACCTTTTTCGGCACCGGGCCTTGTTTATATGTCGCATAAAATGATGCTTGGCGCCAATGCGATACACATGACCCCGGTTTACATAGAAGCGCCAGGCGCCATTGAAATGGATATCGATTTCAGCAAGGGCAGGCCGGTCAATGGTATGACGATATCTTCCCCTTCCTTGTCCATGGCGTATCTGGCATATATAAAGAAATCACTTAAAGACGAATATCTGGCAGAACAATATCTCCGGTTGAAATATGGTAAAAGTTTCCTGACTGCTACTGAACCCAATTATGATGCTTATCAGCAGGACATGAAATTCTTCCAGCAAAAAGAATTGATAAACCGGCTGGAAGACATCGTTAAGGCTCATTCTTCCACCCATTTAAGTACTTTCTTAATTGATGAGAACATTCAAACACTTCCTGAAGACGATGTGAAGAGGTTGTACAATCACCTGTCCAAAAAACAACGGCAATCGAAAACGGGCAGGTCAATTGCAGAAAAGTTGCACTCCGGATCTTATTCATTTGCCATGAAGGAGGAAGAGATGCCTCCGGTAAACATGCCATCTGAAGATGAGATCCGTTCCGGTAAACTGAAATTTGCTGTTTTCGGGCAAATCAATCCTCTAAGTGAGGCAGCCAAAGTAGTGTTTCATTATTTTACCGAAGCGGGTGGCAGGCAGATAGAAATGGCCGACACTGTTGCGGTATCTGACGGGAAATTTACTTACAATGGAAGCACAGCTTTTCCCGGCCCCTGCAATCTGATCCTGATCAAAAAAGGTGATTCTCCATCCGATCCGTATTATCTCAGGCCGGAGGTATTGACTTTCTTCCTGGATGCCGGCAACATCTACGTGAAAGGAGAAACGCTGAGGAGAGCTACAGTAGAAGGCTCTATGGCACAGAAACTGCATGAGGAGCTGAGATCGTTACAATTTCCGGTTTCACAGAAAACAGGGTCTTTGTACCGGAAACTTGTTGCATCCAGAGAAAATGAAGCAAACAAGAATATACTGGTAAGCCAGATGGAGGTTACATGGGATATCCTCGATTCCGTAAATACCGGGTTTATCCGTAAACATCCTGATTCTTATGTAAGCTGGCAATTGTTCAAAGATATATGGGAAACGCAGTTGGGAAGGAACCTGCTTACTTCAAAGCATACTTATCTGAATATGCTCTACAATACAATGTCACCTGGAGTTACCGGTAGTTATGAGGCAAAGAAATACCTGAAGGAACTGAGCAAGCTGGCTACGCTGAAACCAGGTACTGCCGCGCCGGATTTCACAATGAACAATATGGCAGGAAAACCAGTTTCGCTGCATGCTTTACGCGGTAAATATGTTTTACTGGATTTCTGGGCATCCTGGTGTGTACCTTGCCGCAGAGAGAACCCTAATGTAAAAAATGCATATGCTGCCTATAAGGATAAAGGGCTGGAAGTATTGGCCGTTACGCTGGACAAAGATAGCGCTGCGTGGATGGAAGCTGTGAAAAAGGATGATCTTCCCTGGTTACATGTGGGCGATATGAAAGGATGGGATACTTATGCTGCAGTGGTGTATAATGTAAAAGCTGTTCCTTCCAACTGGTTGATTGACCCTGATGGGATTGTTGTAGCCGTTAACCTGACGGGGGAGGCGCTACAAAAACGACTGGGAGAATTACTGGGAAATAAATAA